The [Clostridium] celerecrescens 18A genomic sequence TCAGTTAAATCTTTTTAAGTTAAGGAGAATACAAGTGATTCATCAATATATCAACAATGGCTTCCATATTATTATGGATGTCAACAGCGGCTCCGTTCACTCTGTGGATCCGGTCATGTATGAGGCAGTAGAGATCGCCGCAGGCATGGTGCCGGAGATGGAAGAGGCCCAGACCCTGGACAAAGAGGTAGGAGAAGAAGTACGAATCCGTCTTTCTGAAAAATATGGAGAGACAGAAGTAGAAGAAGCGCTGGAGGAGATCCAGTATCTGATCGATAAGGGAGAGCTGTTTACAAAGGATTTATACCACGATTATGTGGTGGACTTTAAAAAGCGGCAGACAGTGGTAAAGGCTCTTTGCTTACATATTGCCCATGATTGCAACCTGGCCTGCAAATATTGTTTTGCGGAAGAAGGGGAGTACCATGGCAGACGGGCGCTGATGTCCTTTGAAGTGGGAAAAAAGGCTCTGGATTTTCTTATCGCCAATTCCGGGAACCGAAGAAACTTAGAAGTGGACTTTTTTGGCGGAGAACCGCTCATGAATTGGGACGTGGTAAAGCAGCTTGTTGAATACGGACGGAAAAAAGAGAAAGAATATAATAAGAACTTCCGCTTTACCATGACTACCAACGGGGTGTTGTTAAACGATGAGATCATGGAGTTCTGCAATCGGGAAATGAGCAATGTGGTCTTAAGCCTTGACGGACGGAAAGAGGTCAATGATAATATGCGTCCCTTCCGTAATGGAAAAGGCAGCTACGAGCTGATTGTTCCCAAATTCCAGAAATTTGCACAGCTTCGGGGAACTAAGGATTATTATATCAGAGGAACCTTTACCCGTCATAATATGGATTTTGCAAAGGATGTTCTGGAATTTGCTGATCTCGGCTTTACAAGTATGTCTATAGAGCCTGTGGTGGCGCAGCCGGAAGAAGAATATGCCATCAGGGAGGAAGACCTTCCTCAAATCCTGAAAGAGTACGATGATCTTGCTGTGGAATACATTAAAAGGCAGAAGGAAGGAAAAGGGTTCAACTTCTTCCATTTTAATATTGATTTAAACCAGGGACCCTGTGTGGCTAAGCGCCTGTCCGGATGCGGTTCAGGAACCGAATATCTGGCAGTGACTCCATGGGGAGACTTTTATCCATGCCACCAGTTTGTCGGTGAGGAAAAATTCCTTCTTGGCAACGTGGATACAGGCGTAACTAATTTGGAGATCCGCGATGAGTTTAAGCTTTGCAATGTTTATGCAAAGGACAAATGCCGGGACTGCTTTGCAAGGTTTTACTGCAGCGGAGGCTGTGCGGCTAACTCCCACAACTTCCATGGAAGCATAACGGATGCGTATGATATCGGCTGCGAAATGCAGAAGAAGCGGATCGAATCCGCCATCATGATCAAGGCGGCTTTGGCGGAAGATTGAGTACACAACACTCTTATGCCCAATGAACTTGGGCAGGAATAGGGAAATCAGATGAATTATAAGATCGTTGCAAAGGATGGACGTGCAAAGCGTGCAGAAGTAACCACCGTTCATGGCACCATCCAAACTCCGGTATTCATGAATGTGGGTACGGTGGGAGCCATTAAAGGGGCTGTTTCCACGGATGATCTCCGCGAGATCAGAACCCAGGTGGAGCTGTCAAACACCTATCATCTTCATGTACGCACCGGCGATAAATTAATCAAGGAGTTTGGCGGTCTTCATAAGTTTATGAATTGGGACCGTCCAATTCTCACGGATTCCGGTGGCTTTCAGGTATTTTCCCTGACTGGCTTAAGGAAAATAAAGGAGGAGGGCGTATACTTTCAATCCCATATAGATGGACGTAAGATTTTTATGGGTCCGGAAGAGAGTATGCAGATCCAGTCCAATCTGGCGTCTACCATAGCCATGGCCTTTGACGAATGCCCGCCTCATCCGGCTACCAGGGAATACATGCAAAACAGCGTAGACCGCACCACCAGATGGCTGGAAAGGTGCCAGGCTGAGATGGCAAAGCTTAATTCCCAGCCAGATACCTTAAATAAGGACCAGTTGTTATTCGGCATCAACCAGGGTGGAACCTTTGAAGACATCCGCATCGCCCATGCAAAAACCATATCCGCCATGGATTTGGACGGCTATGCCCTGGGCGGACTGGCAGTAGGGGAGAGCCATGAGGAGATGTACCGGATCTTAGATGAGACGGTGCCTCATCTGCCGGAAAACAAGCCAACCTATTTAATGGGCGTGGGAACTCCCGCTAATATTTTAGAGGCCGTAGACAGGGGCGTAGATTTTTTTGACTGTGTATATCCGTCAAGAAACGGCCGCCACGGTCATGTATACACCAATCACGGCAAAATGAATTTATTTAATACAAAATACGAGCTGGACCACAGGCCGATCGAAGAGGGCTGTGGGTGTCCGGCCTGCCGTTCCTACAGCAGAGCCTATCTCAGACATCTTTTAAAGGCAAAAGAAATGCTTGGCATGAGATTATGTGTATTGCATAATTTGTATTTTTATAATACAATGATGGAAGAGATCCGCGACGCAATCGAGAACCACCGTTATGGGGAATACAAGGAGCAGAAGCTTTCGGGTATGATGGCAGGTCAGACTACCTAAAGTGAGAGACAAGCAGGCGGCGGATCGTTATATAAGGAGGAAATGGTTATGTTATCAGCAACAGGCGGTACCATGGGCGTGGGCTTTTGGGTCATTTATATCGCAGTGATCTTTGGCTTCATGTATTTTATTGCAATCAGACCACAGAAGAAAGAGAAAAAGAAACAGCAGGAGATGTTTGCAAACATTGCAATCGGAGACAGCGTTTTGACTTCAAGTGGATTTTATGGAGTCATCATTGATATGACGGATGATACGGTTATCGTAGAGTTCGGCAATAATAAGAATTGCAGAATTCCTATGCAGAAGACTGCTATCGTTCAGGTAGAAAAAGCACAGGCTTAAGAAATCAGGGCACCCGGAAAGAGATTTTTTCTTTCCGGGTGTTTTTTGTTTGAGCAGCGGATAAGTGAAAGAGCCTGCTCTCCATTACTGGAGGCCTCTTTCACATGCATTTTTTATTGCTGCTATGAAAATAAATTTCTCGAAAGTATAGTTTATAAAGAGGAAATTGAGGGACATGTATAATTAGCACAAAACAATATGCGATAATATAATTGAAAAGAGTAATAATTAGCAAAAACACCGAAAAGAAATATTATTACATAAATATATTGACGTGAAATAAATATTCATATACAATGCAATTGTAAACTTAAAATGTATTCAGTAATGAATACGAATCATGTATTTGGAGGGCTACATAAATGAAAGTGAGCAAGTTTATGGAAAAAAGTCTGGCTGCCATAATGGCAGCAGGTATGGCGGTCAGCCTGATTGGATGCGCAAGCCAGCCAACAAAGACCACACAGTCAGCAGCAGCACAGCCAGCAGCTGCACAAGAGGCGTCATCAGAAATTGCAGCAAGCGGGGGAGATGTTACGTTGGAATTTCAGCAATGGTGGGGCGTAGAATTACCGGACGGTGTCCTTAAGGAGATCTGCGATGGATTTACAGAACAATCAGGGGTTAAAATCGAATTATTAAGTAATCCTTATGCAGATACCAAAACACAGATTGCGGCAGGTGCAGCGGCAGGAACCATGGCAGATGTGGTAGGTCTTGATGGAGCCTGGGTGTATGATTTTGCAAAACAGGGTTCCATTGCAAATATGACGGAGCTGATGTCATCAGACGGTTATGATGATGGACAATTATCTGATCAGATAAAAGTAGACGGAAATACATATATGATTCCGGTTGTAAACTTTGCATATCCCATGTACGTGAATAAAGATTTATTGGCATCAGCAGGTATTACGGAGGTTCCTAAGACATGGGGAGAATTTGCGGAAGCCTGTAAAAAGGTTGCGGCGGCAAATAAAGGAGTTGCCGGCTGGGCAATTCCCTTATCAACAGAATCGCCCAGCGGTATTCAGAACAATTTCATGAGCTGGTTATGGGCTTCGGGCGGAACTATGCTGAAAGACGGAAAACCGGCTTTGACAGATAATCCATTTATGACAGATACTGTGGATTTTGTAAAAGGTTTATTTGATGCAGGAGTCGTTGCACCAGGTGCTTATTCCATGAAAGAAGCAGATATGGTAGAAGAGTTTACCAATGGCCGTGTTGCATTTATGACAGATTCATTGGCGCACTTAACAACAATAAAGAAAGAAGCACCTGGCTTGAACTTTGAATTTATGCCTGTTCCGGTAAAAGAAGGCTATACAGGAAAGAGTGGTATGGATGTGGCTAACTGGGGAATCGGTGTTGCAGAAAACTGCGAACACAAAGCAGAGGCCATGAAGTTCGTGGAATATTTAATGAGTCCCGAGGTAAATGCCAAACTTGCAGTATATGCAAATGCCTTTCCTGGAAATGTAAATGCCAATCCGGATTATTCGAAAGCTGACGAATTATTCGTAAAAGCATATGAATTATACCAACAGTGTTATGCAATCAATGAATTTACTGGACTTCCAACTTCAGAGGAATTAATGAGACAGTTTGATGAGCAATTACAGCTGTATATTGACGGCGACACGGCCGGTGCTGCAGATATGCTGTCTGCAACACAAGAGATTTGGGAGGGAGCATTTAAGTAAAGACGAGGCAGGCTGCATGATGGAATCATGCAGCCTGATATAAAGAAGGAGGGAATGGGTGAGTTGGCTAAGGTAAGAGAAATGATAAAAAAGGAAAGCAGCGGTAAGTCACAGATCATGAAAAAGAAGTGTGAACCTTACTTATATCTCCTGCCAACAATTGTGCTTATGCTTTTATTGTTGATTATCCCGATCTGTATGGTGGTCCGATATTCTTTTTTTGACAATGTTATTATCAAAAAAGATCCTGTATTCGTTGGATTAAAGAATTATGGCTTGATAATATCAGACAAAACGTTTTTTGTTGCAGTCAAAAACACATTGTTTTTTGTTGGTGCCAGTGTAGTGATGCATATGCTTTTAGGAATGTTGTTTGCCATACTCCTTAATACAAGTTATATAGGAATAAATTTAAAAGCATTTTTCAGAGTGATTTATGTACTGCCCTGGATGTTTACAGCATCGGTTATTGCAATATTATGGAAAATGATGATGAATCCCAATGGGATTATCAACTACCTGTTACAAATCGCAAATCTTACGTCGTCACAGATAGAATGGCTGGGTTCCCGGAATTTCGCCCTATTCTCAGTAACTTTGATAAACATATGGGCAGGATATCCATTTTATATGGTCAGCATCCTGGCAGGGCTTCAGGGGATCCCCACAGATCTTTATGAAGCATCGGCAATTGACGGTGCAAATGCAGTACAACAATATTTCCGCATTACAATCCCTCAATTAAAACCTATTATTATTAGTTTGTTAATGTTGGATTTTGTGTGGACGATACAGCAATTTGCCCTGATTTGGATGACCACAGGCGGGGGACCAATAAATGCAACAGAGATGATAAGTACTTTTATTTATAAAAGGGGGTTTAGTAAATATCAATATTCCCAGGCTTCTGCATCAGCAGTGATCTTACTGGTTGTATGTTCTGTCATAGCTGTCTTTTATGTGCGGCATCAGAGAGAGAGGGATTGATTATGGTAGGAAAGAAAAAGTGGTACACAAAAACACTAATTATGATCCTTCTGATAACCGGAGCATTCTTTTCCGGATTCCCTATATTGTGGATGCTGCTGAGTTCATTTAAGCCTAATGCGGAAATTTTTGCTTGGCCGCCAACATGGATATCAGAGAGTTTTAGCTTGAACGCCTATATTTCAATCTTTCATAATCCTGAAAAAGTCAGATTCTTTATCAATAGTTACTGCATTGCATTAATTGTAGTGATTTTTACATTGATCATTGGAATACTTGCAGCGTACAGTTTCAGCCGTTTTGATTTTCCAGGAAAAGGTGTTATTAATACCGTCATTGTCAGTGTGCAGGCAGTACCTCCGATCACCCTTTTGATTCCATATTTAAGCCTGATTGTCAGCCTGAAATTATACAATACATTTGGTGCATTGATACTGACGTATATGCTGTTTACATTGCCCTATGCGATTTTGATGATCACCGGATATATGAATACTTTGCCGAAAGATTTGGATGAAGCTGTAATGATTGACGGCGGTTCAAGGTTTATGGCTCTTTGGACGGTACTGGTTCCTGTATCAATACCTGGCCTGGTTTCGGTGGGAATGTATACATTCATGCAGGCCTGGAATGAATATTTGTTTGCATTGGCATTAACGAAAACAAATGAAATGCGTACCGTACCGGTGGGCATTAGCCTGCTGATGGGGCAGCATGCATATGAGTGGAATCAAATGATGTCAATGAGTGTATTAGGTTCCTTACCTGTATTGATCCTGTTTTTGTTTTTCCAGCGGTACTTTATTGCTGGAATGACAGCGGGAGCTGTAAAAAGTTAATACGTATGATTATCCGGAAACGGAAATCTAATAAAAAATTGGAGGAAAAAACGATGCTGTTAAACATGAAAGAACTTTTAGCGGTTGCAAACGAAAACAATTTTGCGGTACCTGCATTTAACATCAGCTCCTATGCGATGTTAAATGGAATTATGGAGGCCTCAGAAGAAGAAAATGCACCGGTTATTATTTCAATCCATCCGGATGAGCTGTGCCATATTGGGGTA encodes the following:
- the scfB gene encoding thioether cross-link-forming SCIFF peptide maturase, whose amino-acid sequence is MIHQYINNGFHIIMDVNSGSVHSVDPVMYEAVEIAAGMVPEMEEAQTLDKEVGEEVRIRLSEKYGETEVEEALEEIQYLIDKGELFTKDLYHDYVVDFKKRQTVVKALCLHIAHDCNLACKYCFAEEGEYHGRRALMSFEVGKKALDFLIANSGNRRNLEVDFFGGEPLMNWDVVKQLVEYGRKKEKEYNKNFRFTMTTNGVLLNDEIMEFCNREMSNVVLSLDGRKEVNDNMRPFRNGKGSYELIVPKFQKFAQLRGTKDYYIRGTFTRHNMDFAKDVLEFADLGFTSMSIEPVVAQPEEEYAIREEDLPQILKEYDDLAVEYIKRQKEGKGFNFFHFNIDLNQGPCVAKRLSGCGSGTEYLAVTPWGDFYPCHQFVGEEKFLLGNVDTGVTNLEIRDEFKLCNVYAKDKCRDCFARFYCSGGCAANSHNFHGSITDAYDIGCEMQKKRIESAIMIKAALAED
- a CDS encoding carbohydrate ABC transporter permease — its product is MVGKKKWYTKTLIMILLITGAFFSGFPILWMLLSSFKPNAEIFAWPPTWISESFSLNAYISIFHNPEKVRFFINSYCIALIVVIFTLIIGILAAYSFSRFDFPGKGVINTVIVSVQAVPPITLLIPYLSLIVSLKLYNTFGALILTYMLFTLPYAILMITGYMNTLPKDLDEAVMIDGGSRFMALWTVLVPVSIPGLVSVGMYTFMQAWNEYLFALALTKTNEMRTVPVGISLLMGQHAYEWNQMMSMSVLGSLPVLILFLFFQRYFIAGMTAGAVKS
- the tgt gene encoding tRNA guanosine(34) transglycosylase Tgt produces the protein MNYKIVAKDGRAKRAEVTTVHGTIQTPVFMNVGTVGAIKGAVSTDDLREIRTQVELSNTYHLHVRTGDKLIKEFGGLHKFMNWDRPILTDSGGFQVFSLTGLRKIKEEGVYFQSHIDGRKIFMGPEESMQIQSNLASTIAMAFDECPPHPATREYMQNSVDRTTRWLERCQAEMAKLNSQPDTLNKDQLLFGINQGGTFEDIRIAHAKTISAMDLDGYALGGLAVGESHEEMYRILDETVPHLPENKPTYLMGVGTPANILEAVDRGVDFFDCVYPSRNGRHGHVYTNHGKMNLFNTKYELDHRPIEEGCGCPACRSYSRAYLRHLLKAKEMLGMRLCVLHNLYFYNTMMEEIRDAIENHRYGEYKEQKLSGMMAGQTT
- a CDS encoding ABC transporter substrate-binding protein encodes the protein MKVSKFMEKSLAAIMAAGMAVSLIGCASQPTKTTQSAAAQPAAAQEASSEIAASGGDVTLEFQQWWGVELPDGVLKEICDGFTEQSGVKIELLSNPYADTKTQIAAGAAAGTMADVVGLDGAWVYDFAKQGSIANMTELMSSDGYDDGQLSDQIKVDGNTYMIPVVNFAYPMYVNKDLLASAGITEVPKTWGEFAEACKKVAAANKGVAGWAIPLSTESPSGIQNNFMSWLWASGGTMLKDGKPALTDNPFMTDTVDFVKGLFDAGVVAPGAYSMKEADMVEEFTNGRVAFMTDSLAHLTTIKKEAPGLNFEFMPVPVKEGYTGKSGMDVANWGIGVAENCEHKAEAMKFVEYLMSPEVNAKLAVYANAFPGNVNANPDYSKADELFVKAYELYQQCYAINEFTGLPTSEELMRQFDEQLQLYIDGDTAGAADMLSATQEIWEGAFK
- the yajC gene encoding preprotein translocase subunit YajC: MLSATGGTMGVGFWVIYIAVIFGFMYFIAIRPQKKEKKKQQEMFANIAIGDSVLTSSGFYGVIIDMTDDTVIVEFGNNKNCRIPMQKTAIVQVEKAQA
- a CDS encoding carbohydrate ABC transporter permease, with the protein product MGELAKVREMIKKESSGKSQIMKKKCEPYLYLLPTIVLMLLLLIIPICMVVRYSFFDNVIIKKDPVFVGLKNYGLIISDKTFFVAVKNTLFFVGASVVMHMLLGMLFAILLNTSYIGINLKAFFRVIYVLPWMFTASVIAILWKMMMNPNGIINYLLQIANLTSSQIEWLGSRNFALFSVTLINIWAGYPFYMVSILAGLQGIPTDLYEASAIDGANAVQQYFRITIPQLKPIIISLLMLDFVWTIQQFALIWMTTGGGPINATEMISTFIYKRGFSKYQYSQASASAVILLVVCSVIAVFYVRHQRERD